The proteins below come from a single Bactrocera dorsalis isolate Fly_Bdor chromosome 5, ASM2337382v1, whole genome shotgun sequence genomic window:
- the LOC105225043 gene encoding uncharacterized protein LOC105225043 — MFDTKWLPAACGSLAPALIPPAHMLVLAYFWENYSRYVDKHFCTCSCWDTIFKGPYESGVASYKHLYFNVTQNSFKMWLLTVFAVIALYECIKQLIALILQQRCRYSMLLLFSLSIFSHYYAWWAYINYYNDDYYQQWNHQLFFTVTELISSLLVMHLANATNTVTSKKVFCIVGIAILHITASSFDQFFMNVVRGEGYAHQIVRDIGFMVPDILQLIIPLWLFRKTRKESYTTRPFYRDRNLHKDIVAMLFFVLALFVVCTIL, encoded by the exons ATGTTCGATACGAAATGGTTGCCCGCCGCCTGTGGCAGTTTGGCACCCGCTCTTATACCGCCCGCACACATGTTGGTGTTGGCCTACTTTTGGGAAAATTACTCGCGCTACGTTGATAAGCACTTTTGTACATGCTCCTGCTGGGACACTATATTCAAAGGGCCCTACGAGTCGGGTGTTGCATCGTACAAGCATCTCTACTTCAATGTCACACAAAATTCATTCAAAATGTGGCTGCTCACTGTATTCGCTGTTATTGCGCTTTATGAATGCATTAAACAGTTGATTGCGTTGATATTGCAACAACGTTGTCGCTACTCGATGTTGTTGCTCTTCTCGCTGTCGATATTTTCACACTATTATGCCTGGTGGGCGTACATAAATTACTACAACGATGACTATTACCAGCAATGGAACCATCAGCTATTTTTTACG GTAACCGAATTGATATCTTCCTTGCTGGTCATGCATCTCGCGAACGCTACTAACACGGTCACATCGAAGAAAGTATTCTGCATTGTTGGCATTGCCATACTCCACATCACAGCCAGCAGTTTCGACCAGTTCTTCATGAATGTGGTGCGTGGCGAAGGTTATGCACATCAAATAGTACGAGATATCGGCTTTATGGTGCCAGATATACTGCAATTAATCATACCATTGTGGCTCTTCCGCAAGACGCGCAAGGAATCGTACACAACGCGTCCCTTTTACCGTGACCGCAATCTGCACAAAGACATTGTGGCGATGTTATTCTTCGTGCTGGCGCTCTTTGTTGTCTGTACGATTTTGTGA
- the LOC105225042 gene encoding neurexin-4 isoform X3, giving the protein MGRKHTQEFVTEYIVQYSDDGEYWRSYVNPSNEPQMFKGNSDGNSIHYNVFEVPIIAQWVRINPTRWHDRISMRVELYGCDYVAENLYFNGTGLVTYDLQYEPVASTRESIRFRFKTAFANGLLMYSRGTQGDYFALQLKDNKMILNLDLGSSLMTSLSVGSLLDDNVWHDVVISRNRRDIIFSVDRVIVRGRIKGEFTRLNLNRALYLGGVPNIQEGIIVTQNFTGCMENIFINSTNFVRAMKDSFEYGDAYRYTKYHTVYACPSPPIYPVTFTTRGSYVRIKGYEAQSTMNVSFFFRTYEDRGIMLHHDFASGGYVRVFLEFGKVKIDMKLADKPRIILDNYDEQFNDGKWHSFVLTMGRNRLVLDIDQRPMTTTKNIQISTGKVYYIAGGVDKNGFVGCMRMILVDGNYKLPKDWVQGEEVCCGDEVVVDACQMIDRCNPNPCQHSGVCHQNSMEFFCDCANTGYAGAVCHTSNNPLSCQAYKNVGHVNQRVNLKIDVDGSGPLEPFPVTCEFYSDGRVITTLSHSQEHTTTVDGFQEPGSFEQNIMYDANMLQIEALLNRSHTCWQRLSYSCRSSRLFNSPSEAGNFRPFSWWVSRHNQPMDYWAGALPGSRKCECGILGKCHDPTKWCNCDSNSLEWTEDGGDIREKEHLPVRAVKFGDTGTPLDEKQGRYTLGSLRCEGDDLFTNVVTFRIADATINLPPFDMGHSGDIYLEFKTTQENAVLFHATGPTDYIKLSINGGNKLQFQYQAGSGPLGVNVGTSYHLNDNQWHTVSVERNRKEARLVVDGSIKAEVREPPGPVRALHLTSDLVIGATTEYRDGYVGCIRALLLNGKMVDLKQYALRGLYGVSADCVGRCESSPCLNNGTCIERYDGYSCDCRWSAFKGPICADEIGVNLRTSSIIRYEFEGSFRSTIAENIRVGFTTTIPKGFLLGLSSNLTGEYLTIQISNSGHLRCVFDFGFERQEIIFPKKHFGLGQYHDVRFSRKNGGSTVVLTVDNYEPVEYNFDIKASADAQFNNIQYMYIGKNESMTDGFVGCVSRVQFDDIYPLKLMFQQNPPANVKSLGTQLTEDFCGVEPVTHPPIEIETRPPPLVDEDKLRKAYGGFSIILGFILVILLLLLLLMIFLIGRYLHRHKGDYLTHEDEGANNADDPDEAVLHSRTGHQVTKRKEWFI; this is encoded by the exons ATGTTCAAGGGTAACTCCGATGGCAATTCCATACACTACAATGTGTTCGAGGTGCCCATAATTGCGCAGTGGGTGCGCATCAATCCAACACGCTGGCACGATCGCATTTCAATGCGTGTGGAACTCTACGGTTGCGATTATG TTGCGGAGAACCTGTACTTCAACGGCACCGGCCTAGTCACCTACGATCTGCAGTATGAGCCAGTAGCGTCCACACGTGAATCCATACGTTTCCGTTTCAAAACCGCTTTCGCCAATGGTCTGCTTATGTACTCACGTGGCACACAGGGCGACTATTTCGCTTTGCAGCTGAAGGATAATAAAATGATATTGAATCTGGATTTGGGCAGCAGTTTGATGACTTCGCTCTCTGTGGGCAGTCTGTTGGACGACAATGTGTGGCACGATGTGGTGATTTCGCGCAACCGCCGTGACATTATATTCTCGGTGGATCGTGTCATAGTACGTGGCCGCATTAAGGGCGAATTCACGCGCCTGAATTTGAATCGTGCG CTCTACCTCGGTGGTGTACCCAATATTCAAGAAGGCATTATTGTAACGCAAAATTTCACCGGCTGCAtggaaaatatattcattaattcGACGAATTTCGTACGCGCGATGAAGGACAGTTTCGAATATGGCGACGCGTACCGTTATACAAAATACCACACCGTTTACGCCTGCCCCTCGCCACCCATTTACCCGGTTACGTTCACCACACGCGGCTCCTATGTACGCATCAAGGGCTATGAAGCGCAAAGCACAATGAATGTTTCCTTCTTTTTCCGCACTTACGAAGATAGAGGCATAATGCTGCATCATGATTTCGCCTCGGGCGGCTATGTGCGTGTGTTCTTGGAATTTGGCAAGGTGAAAATCGATATGAAACTGGCGGATAAGCCACGCATCATACTGGACAACTACGATGAACAATTCAACGACGGCAAATGGCATTCGTTTGTGTTGACAATGGGGCGTAATCGTTTGGTGCTTGACATCGACCAACGGCCGATGACCACCACGAAGAACATACAAATATCGACGGGCAAAGTTTACTACATAGCTGGCGGTGTGGATAAGAATGGTTTTGTGGGTTGCATGCGTATGATATTGGTTGATGGCAATTATAAGTTACCCAAGGATTGGGTGCAGGGCGAAGAGGTGTGTTGCGGTGACGAGGTGGTAGTGGACGCCTGCCAAATGATTGATCGTTGCAATCCAAATCCATGCCAGCACAGTGGCGTTTGCCACCAGAATTCGATGGAGTTCTTCTGCGACTGTGCCAACACAGGCTATGCGGGCGCTGTGTGTCATACAT CTAACAATCCACTATCGTGCCAGGCCTACAAGAATGTGGGTCACGTGAATCAGCGCGTTAATTTGAAGATTGATGTTGACGGCAGTGGTCCGTTGGAACCCTTCCCCGTTACTTGCGAGTTCTATT CCGATGGTCGCGTCATTACTACACTCAGTCATAGTCAAGAGCACACAACCACTGTGGATGGCTTCCAAGAGCCAGGCTCATTCGAACAGAATATCATGTATGATGCCAATATGCTGCAAATCGAGGCGCTGCTGAATCGCTCACACACCTGCTGGCAACGTTTGAGCTACTCATGCCGTTCATCGCGTCTCTTCAATTCGCCAT CTGAAGCGGGCAATTTCCGTCCCTTCTCTTGGTGGGTTTCGCGCCACAATCAACCCATGGACTATTGGGCTGGCGCACTGCCCGGTTCGCGTAAATGTGAGTGCGGCATTTTGGGCAAATGTCACGATCCAACAAAGTGGTGCAACTGCGATTCAAATAGTCTCGAATGGACTGAGGATGGCGGCGACATACGTGAAAAGGAACATTTGCCGGTGCGCGCGGTGAAATTCGGCGACACTGGCACACCGCTCGACGAGAAACAAGGTCGTTACACTTTGGGTTCGCTGCGTTGCGAAGGCGATGATCTCTTCACCAATGTGGTGACATTCCGCATTGCCGATGCCACCATTAATTTGCCACCATTCGATATGGGTCATTCGGGTGATATTTACTTGGAGTTCAAGACGACACAAGAAAACGCTGTACTCTTCCATGCAACTGGACCGACTGATTATATCAAATTGAGCATAAACGGTGGCAACAAATTGCAGTTCCAATATCAAGCGGGCAGCGGACCTCTTGGCGTCAATGTCGGCACAAGCTATCATTTGAACGACAATCAGTGGCACACAGTGAGCGTGGAGCGCAATCG CAAGGAAGCGCGTCTCGTCGTTGATGGCTCCATCAAAGCGGAGGTGCGTGAGCCACCTGGTCCCGTACGCGCCTTACATCTCACTTCCGATTTGGTAATTGGCGCCACGACCGAGTATCGTGACGGCTATGTGGGTTGCATACGCGCTTTGTTGCTCAACGGTAAAATGGTGGATCTGAAACAGTATGCCCTGCGTGGTCTGTATGGCGTGAGCGCCGACTGTGTGGGCCGTTGCGAGTCCAGTCCCTGTCTAAATAATGGCACGTGTATCGAACGTTACGATGGCTACTCGTGCGACTGCCGTTGGAGCGCATTCAAGGGCCCAATATGTGCTGATG aAATTGGCGTCAACTTGCGTACAAGCTCTATTATACGCTATGAGTTTGAGGGCTCCTTCCGTTCGACGATTGCTGAAAATATACGCGTTggatttacaacaacaatacccaAAGGTTTTCTTCTCGGTTTGTCGTCAAATTTGACTGGTGAATATTTGACAATACAAATATCGAATTCAG GTCATTTGCGTTGTGTTTTCGATTTCGGCTTTGAGCGTCAGGAGATTATTTTCCCCAAGAAACATTTCGGTTTGGGTCAATACCACGATGTGCGGTTCTCACGTAAAAATGGCGGCTCCACGGTGGTGCTCACAGTGGACAACTACGAGCCAGTCGAATATAATTTCGATATAAAAGCCAGCGCGGATGCGCAATTCAACAACATACAATACATGTATATAGGCAAAAATGAGTCGATGACAGACGGTTTTGTGGGTTGTGTGTCACGTGTGCAATTCGATGATATCTACCCGCTGAAACTGATGTTCCAACAGAATCCACCAGCAAACGTCAAATCACTGGGCA CTCAATTGACTGAAGACTTTTGCGGCGTGGAACCCGTTACACATCCGCCCATTGAAATCGAAACGCGTCCACCACCACTTGTCGATGAGGATAAATTGCGTAAGGCGTATGGCGGCTTCTCTATTATACTAGGCT TCATTTTGGTTATACTGCTGCTGCTATTGCTGCTCATGATCTTCTTAATTGGCCGTTACCTGCACCGCCATAAAGGCGATTATCTGACGCACGAAGATGAGGGCGCCAACAACGCCGATGACCCGGACGAGGCCGTGTTGCACTCGAGAACAGGCCATCAAGTGACAAAACGGAAAGAGTGGTTCATATAG